In Larimichthys crocea isolate SSNF chromosome XXII, L_crocea_2.0, whole genome shotgun sequence, the genomic stretch AGTCCAAAAACTGGGGACAGGACAAGAACTAAAGAAGGACCGACCTGCTGGAAATGTggagatatttttcattttgtctcttgGATGCACGAGGTGATAATTTGACTTGTTCATGCTCTTTAAGTGACTTTTGAGATGTTTCCCCGTTAAAAGGACGAAGATTTCCCGTTCTGTACCTCTGTGGACTTAATCCACCTGGATCCTGGACGGTTCTGCACCGACACCGACATGGCTCCTGTAGAAAAGCTGCTTCAGGTCAGAAAATCTcctaacaaatgtgtttcacttgttttgtcttgtattTCACAGCAGTGTGGTAATTTAACTATTTGTTCACGTGAATAATTCATCCATCGAGTTCCTCCAGTAACTGTTGGACCATCGAGGATTGTTTCTCttcataaatgttattatagACTTTTAGAAAATcatacactgaaaacaaaaaagattttatctcattaaaaataattggaCCTGTGATTTATTCCCAGAACGAGAACAAGGCCAGAATATTTACTCAGTGCTCCTCTTAACCTATTAGCCACTGCTAAGCCAACGTCAGCATTAGAAACTCTAGAAGGCTCGTCGGTCATCGCTCGCTCAAAGTCAAAGAAAGTCAAAGAGAAATATTCAGTGCTGGTAAAATATCATTTCTGGTGGTTTACGTGTCAGATTCAAGTCAGTAAAAATcagtaaatataatgaaataagtcaaattaaaactcGTGCTAGATCGATAAAATCAGCCACGTCGATATTATCTTGTTGCAGATTTATAACTTATGTGTAACTAATAATATATCGATGAGTTACTAGAGGAACTGCAGGACAGAAAACTATGAGGTCATTTAGAAACAGGGTCACTGTTACATAATGTGTCCACCAGAGAGCGCCGACAAGTTCATTAAACGGTTAGACGTCCGATTcttaagaaagaaaatcaaaccgattagtttatttatttttattttaactgcaCAATGACGTAACATGTGGCTAATAAAACTCTATGATAATATCCACAAATATCTGATCAGAGGTTCTCTGAGCTCTCTGAGAGGTTGGCCTTATTGGCCataacctggatttaaaagcatGAAATTGTGTCAATTTCTACGCTTACAGATTATGAACCTTTTTGTGGTAATagttagaaaaacagaagattATAGTCTGAGCAGCACAGTTTTATTTCAACCTCTAACACCAGTGTGAACACAGTTACATACTTGTTTCAAGAATCCGAGCAGTGaccagagaagaggaagaagaggaatcCCGCACAAATGACTCAAGAGACTTTAGAAGATGCCAAGACTAAATAAAGACATCAAGGCCAGATTTAGCTCCACGTTACCTGGCAGTTGattttttaaactctgtgaGCTCATCAGACGAGCTCCTCCGTGAGACAAATGTctaattcttcttttcttttgtattttctgcAGTCAGTGATGGCTCGGGATCGTCTCGTCACCGGTCCAGCTTTGGACTAGAGGCCCGTCGAGTTCCAGCGGACACAGTCCTGTCCAGAAAGACGCAGTCGTTGTCTCGCATtgactctctgctcctctcgtGTGTCGGAAAGCATCGTAATAGCCGAGCGAAGAAATGGCAAATCACAGAGACCCTCGATTTCTGCACAACCTGTCCTACCACCCACGATGGCAGCACGACTCCGTAAAAGTAAAGAGGAAAAGACACGCGAGGACAGTGGCTACGAACTGTTTCAGTGGATATAGTCTGTTTGAATCAATAGCAGCTTCATCAACATTGTCATCAAAACCACAGTTGCCATCGTCCCCTGTGCGACGCTGCAGGAGCTGGTGGGGGAACTGGTTTCTTCTGCCCTTACTCATGGTCTCATTTCTGCCCTGTCAAGCCTGGGCGACCACTTTCAAGGTGGCCTTGGTTGGACCTTGGACTTGTGACCTCTTATACTCCAAAGCCCTCCCTGACTTGGCAGCCCGACTCGCCACCACTCGCATTAACGCGGACCCCCACCTCAACAAAGGCTACTGGTATGACTACATTCTCATCAGTGAGGACTGCAAGTCGCCCCGTGCGCTTGCTCGCTTTGCCGAGCTGAAAGGTTACGGTGCGGTTTTCTTGGGCCCCGCCAACCCGGGTTACTGCTCCTCAGCTGCTATGTACGCTAAAGAGTGGGATATGGGGATGCTTTCCTGGGGTTGCCTCAAACCGAACATGGAAACAAGAGGGATGTATCCCACCTTCCTGCGGCCGTTGCCACTGTCTTCCCATGTACTCTTCACCGTGTTGAGGTACTTCCGTTGGGCCCACGTGGCCATCATCTCTGAGGAGACAGACGTGTGGGAGTCCACGGGACAGGAGCTGGCCTCATCGCTGAGGGCCCTCGGCCTGCCCGTCAACCCCGTGGTCACTATGAGGGACGACAAGGACGGGCCTCGGAGAGCCCTGGAAGAAGTGCGAGAAGCAGACCGGGTCAGAGGTGAGTTGTAGGTGTAACGATGACTTGAAACACTGACTCCACCCGGCTTTCATTCCTCATCTAACCTGTCCTCTCTCCGCAGTGGTCATCATGTGCATGCCTTCTGTCCTGATCGGCGGTCAGTCCCAGTACGACCTCCTGACAGCAGCCTTGCACATGCGTATGATTGACCGTGGCTACGTGTTCATCCCCTATGACACCCTCCTCTACGCTCTACCCTACAACGGCGCACAATACCATATGCTGGGTAATGACACCAACCTGCGGAAAGCCTACGATGGAGTCCTCACCATCACTATGGACTCTGGAGAACGCAATTTCTTTGAGGCCTTCAAAGATGCTCAGGACCGTCATGAAATCCGCAGCAGTACCCCACCAGAGCAGGTGAGACTCTCTGTTGATCACTGTGATCATATTCATAGAAAAACACTTTACATCCATCACCATCACTGTCTCCTCTGTCAGGTCTCTCCATTCTTTGGCACCATCTACAACATGATGTACTACATAGCTATGGCAGCTGAACAAGCCCGCAACGATGGAGGTGGACGCTGGGTAACGGGTCAGATCATGGGCGATAGCAAGGGCGGCTTCGAATTTGAAGGCTTCAATCAGCACTTGAGTGCCGGCAGGAACGGCGAAGGCATGCAGGCTCGCTACGTGGTGCTGGACTACAGCGGCATGGGTACATCTCTCTACTCCACTCATGCTCTGGTTGCTGCACATACTGATGGCAAGACCGGAGGCCTGAAGTACCTCAGTCGTTCGATTCATTTTGCAGGCAGCACGCCCTACACGGACTCAGGCTGCTGGTTTAGTCCATACTTTGCCTGCAGTGGAGGTGAGTGCATTAAGTAGTATCAGCTGGTTTGATGGATATTTCTGGATTCAGTTCATTcaaactttgtctttgtcttcctaAAGGCATGGATTCAgtcaccttcttcttccttaCCTTGGCGTTCATTGCTTTGGCTGGACTTGGGTTTCagttctttatgtttttaaagtatGTACAGTAGAATATTAAAGGTTTGAACTCTCATCTGTCTCAGTCTTGTGTGATTTTtagagtttctttttgtttgtctgctcaggAGGAGTGGCAGAGTTGGGTTAAGCTTTGGAGGGATGGGTAGCAGTGGAGCAACAAAGGTAGTCCTGACCCTGGATGACCTGGTCTTCATCAACACTCAACTCAGCAAACGGGTCAGTTGTGCATCTTCTCTCTGCAAGTATGTGATGTGTGAAACCCCTAAAAGCTGACCCCGTCCTCTTTGAACTGTCTCTGAGCAGAAGATCAATGATGAGAGTATCTTGAGAAGCCAGCTTGATATGAAGACGCCTCACCACTCCGTGTCCGGACGTAGCTACTTGGCCACCACACCGGACAGCTCGAACGTGGCCGTGTTTGAGGTGAGGCGAGTCTGTCTCGACACATTTGATAAACTCTTTGTCTTACCAGTGCTTTTGGTTTGACAAGGACTTTTTGTGTTCGTCCCAGGGTGACTGGGTTTGGTTGAAGAAATGCCCCAGTGGGGAAGTGTCAAGCGTCAACAGCAGCACTGAGCATGTCTTTGTCAAGGTGAGTGAGCGTGCGGTCATGTCACTCTTTGTTGTTGCCagaaatcacaaatcacaacCAGCTACTCACAATGTTTCCACGGTCTTCCTATCAGCTACGAGACATGAGGCACGAGAACCTCAATCTGTTCCTCGGACTGTTCTTGGACTCTGGGATCTTCGGCGTTGTGACTGAGCACTGCTCCAGGGGCAGCTTGGAGAATCTGCTCCACAATGAGGAAGTCCGTCTGGACTGGATGTTCAAGTCTTCCCTCTTAATGGATGTGATTCGGGTAAGAGAGACAAAAATTGAAGTTCCCATCttgttgtgagtttgttttttttacacgttTTCTACAAACGTTTCACCTTCAGGGAATGAAGTACCTGCACAATCGTGACATCATCCACGGACGCCTCAAGTCCCGTAACTGTGTGGTAGACGGACGCTTCGTGTTGAAGGTGACAGATTACGGCTTCAACGAAATCTTGAACTGCCAAAACATCGACTGTGGCGCGGAAAAGCCCGAGAGTGAGTTCACATGCATCCGCAGACGAATTCAGTGACTTacattttttgattttctttctttctttataatTGTGGATCTTTTTCTGGACACAGATCTGCTCTGGACGGCTCCTGAGCTGCTGCGAAGCTCCAgtctgaggaggagaggcaCCTTCCAGGCAGACGTCTACAGCTTCTCCATCATCGCGCAGGAGATCATCTGCCGCTCTTCACCTTTCTGCATGCTGGACATGCCTCCCAAAGGTGAGTGACGTGTTGGAGCTGTGTGCAAAAGATTTATCCATATTCTAAATCTTTATTTTGGCAAATCTGCACAGCAAGACGTGCCATGAAAGTACATCTGCTGTTGTTCTCCACAAACTTTTAGAATTATTGCAGTTATTTCACAGTGTTGCACCAACTGcatcttcagtgttttgtctgttttcattcattcagagaTTATCAATAAGGTCAAAGATCCTCCTCCGTTGTGTCGGCCTGTCATCTCCGTGGACGAGGCCCCGCTCGACGTGATCCAGATCATAAGGCAGGCCTGGAGTGAAGAGCCGGACAAGAGGCCGACCTTTGAGGAGATCTTCAAACAGGTAACAACACACTTTGATCCACATCTTCTCGTCCTTATACGTTAAAGTAGCACGCTGGAGATTTCTCTTTCTCCGTCCGACAGTTCAAGAACATCACCAAGGGAAAGAAGACCAACATCATCGACTCGATGCTGCGCATGTTGGAGCAGTACTCCTCCAACCTGGAGGATCTGATTAGAGAGAGGAcggaggagctggaggtggagagacagaagacagacaaactgGTTGCTCAGATGTTGCCCAAGTGAGTTTTCAGCAACTTGAAGGGACAGACTAATGAAACTGTGGTGTTTAAAGTCAGAGCTATTGAAGAGCCCCCGGAGGCCTGGAGAGCATCAAcacaacagaataaataaatgatgcttCTTTTacgaggtcaaaggtcagagacATTATCTCTGAAATGCAGTGCCGGTGTGGTTTTGAGGTCTCTTAGTAACAATCCTCAGGAAGTGTGGAGATCTGTGCTGAATAAAACCGCCGAGAAAAACATCCGGAGGGTTGTTAGTGAATCGAAGCAGGAAAACACGATCAAGCATCCGAAATTGTCAAAACCGATTTCTTTACTTTTCcatctcaaacttttttttttttctccaccagaATAAATCTGCAGTTCTGCTGCATTCAGCAACTGTGGGAATGTTTGGTGCAACGACGAGCGATGATGTGATCAGTTGATCATCATGTGGACAGTCGAACACAgaacccaaaacaacaaaccagcAGATAAACTCAATCAAATGTGTCTCAGATTTAGACTAAAAGTCAAAACGCGGACACGTAACATACCCTGAATTCAGTTTAATCAGAGCTTATTGAACCTTTATGTCGTTAGATCAAATAAAAGAAGTGGATTCTTGTTTTTAACGTGAACTTCACCGTGTTcgctctgtgtctttgtctgaaaTCGTATCATTGGTTGGTTTGTCGTCTTCCTCCTTCAGGTCCGTGGCTCAGGCGCTGAAGACGGGCAAACCCGTCAAACCCGAGCATTTCAGTGAGGTCACGCTGTACTTCAGCGACATCGTGGGCTTCACCACCATCTCGGCTCTCAGCGACCCCATCGAGGTGGTCGACTTCCTCAACGACCTCTACACGCTCTTCGATGCCGTCATCGGACTGCACGACGTCTACAAGGTGAGTGATCGCATCACAACCGCCTCGTGGTGGTTTACTGTAGATATTTGTCACAATTAGACAAACCTCATAAAGTTTCATCTGTTCCTGCTCCTGAACTTTGGATAAAATATTCCCACCtcattttcatatatataatccacctccaccttcgtgcatgtgtgcatcGAACTCTTATTTTTCTGGTATCCAGGTGGAAACTATCGGAGATGCCTACATGGTAGCCTCAGGCGTCCCCGCTAGAAACGGCAACCGCCATGCAGCTGAGATGGCCAACATGTCTCTGGACATCCTGCACTGCATCGGGACCTTCAAGATAAGGCACATGCCTGATTTCAAAATCAGGATCCGTATCGGCCTTCACTCCGGTGAGCTCGTCCTCCCCCGCGTTGCGATCTAAACATCGAGATgtaaaaagtgacatttcatcACGTGTGTGAAGTGTTGaagcatgaaataaaaaactgagTGAATCAAAGTTCAAGCAACACGAACGCAAGCTGCTAAGTCAGGGAGGTATTTTTACCTCCTGATCCTCGTCTGGATCTTATTCCTGGAGGAGTGAAACTCTATCCACTTAGAGCGCTGTCATCCAATTAACATGCTGCATACTTTGGTTTCTAACTGAATTTATTCATGCATCAGAGGAAGAAGTGCACAGCTTTAATAAtatacatttagaaaacaaCTGTGCACATGTAAGAGACGGGGACACACTCGTCTAACGCCTCCACCCTCATGCTCTGTTTGCAGGTCCGGTCGTAGCAGGAGTCGTGGGTCTTACGATGCCTCGGTACTGTCTGTTTGGAGACACGGTCAACACAGCATCTCGGATGGAGAGCACGGCGTTGCGTGAGTGTCTCGTGTATCACTCGACAAACCGCAAAgatctcctcttctttttttcacatgGTGGTTGAGTGGACAGGTGTAGTTTGTGTGCACGCTGCTCGAGACTAAACAGGCTTTAAAGTGAGCAGTCCTCTTTAATCCTTTAAGACTATCAGCAGAATTAGAGGCCGGGTTTCGGAGTAAATGTCGTCAGTAACCGAGTTCGCCTTAGTTACCCTCTGCATGCAAGAAAAATCACGAATAAACTGAAGAACTGATTCTTGATTCTTGGAGACTGTGTCGAGTCTCTCATGATTTTAAGCTGTAGAAAAATCCTCTGAGCAACGGTGAAAGATTTATCTGTGTGAGGAGCAACGAGCTGCGATGAACAGCTCATGCTGAATGTTGAATATCAGTTTAAACCAAGTGGAAACCTCCGTCTGCATAAAGTGAAgctaaaacctgcagttcctgtaacgtccacctgaggctggctccagaagtgagtcagtctccataagtccccatgtccaaatgtccaacttcacagcagaaataaacatgtttacagcctggtacaaaaaacagttttggtctctgaaaactaaaatatttagaACACTGATCGAAGAGAAACATGACAAGAGGACATgagctgtttatttttaatctatttaaaaagaataatataataataataataacgctGCAGGAGCTTTCAGGGGATTTCATGCATGAATATACTCGATGATGAGTGGTCTACTGCCACCTGGTGGCTCAACACCAAAACCACAGTCTGAATCATTCTAGTCAAGGTGAGCTCAGGTGAGTTGTGACGTGCATCTGACTTTCTTCATTTGCTGCCTCAGCTTACAGAATCCACGTCAACCAAACCACGGTGGATCTCCTGAACAGCCTGAAGCTCGGATACAAGATTAATCTCCGAGGACTGATCGAGTTAAAGGtgagacaacaaacacagaagacgTGCGGCGTGTCTGCAGGTGTTTGAATGAACACTAACCATGATTCATGATTCACTCTTCAGGGGAAAGGCATTGAGAACACGTACTGGTTGGTTGGAAGGGAGGATTTCAACAAGCCTCTGCCTACACCTCTCGACCTTCATGGGTAAGAGTTCTGGTTCCTCCTTCACTCATCATGAATCATCTTTACATTCACACTGAACGATTTCAGACGTACGGCTCATTAAAATCTGTATTTCCTGTCACAGGGGAAGCAACCATGGCATCAGTTTAGACGAGATTCctgaagacagaagacaaaagTTCCTGGATCGACAGAAGAGATTAGGCTAGctcgttttgtttttgtttctttgtttcccacaaagaaaatgagatttttcagatttttcagatttttcagatttttcagatttttcagaaTACAGAGAGAGACGTGTGAATGCAAAGCTGAACTCTGCAACATCATCGATGCAAAATTGAACCACGAAGAGGCGACTGCTCGATATCTGTTCAAGGTGTTTTTTATACAGGCAGAATAATACACAAGAAGGGATTATGACACGTGTAATacttcatgtactgtatgtatttgtacTGACGTGTGTGTCAGGTGTAACAGGGTCGACGCTTAAAACACCCGATAGGTCAGTCAGGGTCGAGAGCTCAGGTAACAGTGTCACTGACTCGTCACACATTTGATAAATGAAGCCAAAATACGTCAGACTGAGCATCTGGACTGTTTGTTTAAtatcatatttaattattaatctaGGAAACAGAATATCTTTTTCACTACAGTAGGCCTGTTTGAGTTGATTTGATCGATCTGAAGACAGGAACAGGCTCACATGATACTCTGTGGAAGCTGCAGGATGTTTCTGTTACGATGCgacacacagtgtgtattgttttttaatgatgtgtgtATTGTTTCTAACGTCATGCTGACATCTTCGACCAAAACATGCAAACGAGACCCGAAACTACGACGAACAGCAGCGCGGCCTATTACTGAAGACATGCAGCGTGCACGGCTGGACGAACTGTGCAGCGTGTTGTGTTCAGGGTCTGCTCTGTGCAGGATGATCATCTCCAATAATGATCGAATGTCTGAAGGTCCTCGGACATGTTCACTCTCATGTCCAGTGAATCTTACACAACATGTGGGCGTCCAAAAAGGAGAGGACAACATCTTCTTTGgcctcaatgtgtgtgtgtatatactgtaaatgtgtacaTAGTAGTTTGTGATCCacactcagtctgtctgctgcagtcCTCGTGTCGAGCAACAATAGGCAGcgatgtgattttaaaaactgaccgctgaccacacacacacacacacacacacacacacacacacacacacaccgacttgtcacagcagctcagcgtccacacacacacaaacggacATGTGATGGGTTGATTATCAGGTTGCGTGTGGTGTAGTCTTTCACACCGTTAAGAGTttagcagcagagaggaaacgTAGGcctgaatgaaaacatggaGAGAAGCTGTGGATGGAAGAACAACACGAGTTATTCCAGTATCAGTAGGAaaactttttagatttttaaatccatttttgCCAAATAGATTCGTCTCATCCAAACTGAATGAAGTGTACTGTTCTGCAAAGTGAGCTCaatgtctctgtaaataaattCTGGTTTTAGTGAcgactgtgtctctgtgttcgTCTCATCGCCTGAAATAAACGACAGGTTCAATAAAGGTAATTAAATCACACTGTAAAATGACAGAGGAGCCATTTACGGCTTGATGTTTTTAAGTTAGTGGCTTTCATCCGTCAAATCTGATTCATACTTTTAATTTACAACGAGCTGTCGAGGTTTGAAATATCAGTTTTGTAAATGGACAGACCATTACAAAGGACTTGGCAACCAGAGGTGACGTTTAAAGTAGAACTCCGCTCGCTAATGGAGAAGAGACTCTTACCTCAGCGCTTCACCATAAATCTGCGAGCAGGTCTCGGCTAACGAGCTTTGGGCTGCTGGTCCAATGAAAGTGTGACGAGCTTTACATAATGCAACGTGTGTGCAACACGCTGCACATCAGGAACAAACAGAGTGTTTCTGAGAATCCTGAAAATCTGAGTCATGATTTACAAAACTGAGGGATTAAAAATGACTCCAGAGAATCTTTGAATGTCACTGCAGAATAAAATATAGaagatgaaaatgttaaatcagACTGAGacgaagaaaaacacaaactaaactaaaatgatctttaaattaacaaccaaactgtttttattttaagtctgAGGCCAATAAATTCTGATCTTTCCTGATATTATTAAAATCTCTTACTAATATcatgtttacagtatttttccacttttttttaaattgcatacaaaaaaatgttctttgtaATTTTAAGGTAAATCTTATTAGTTTTATATGAATGTGTCAAAACTCTGTAACCTCAtttattgttgatgtttgtgtgattgtaAAATTACAGATATTAtctgtaaatgttgttttaagtcAGTTACAGCACGGCCCcctgaaattattattattattatgtgtgcagtatgttttctgctttcatgcaaaatgtaaaatcacAACAATGATctgtaattttaatgttttggatttaaatgttttcaaatgaatcTGTGAAGTATTTCtctgtaaaactgaaaaagtCTTTTTGAATTATgatgtttcactttttaatttctcggctcctgattggctgctgacAGTTATGAGGCTGGTTTTTGTTTCAGTGCCCTGAGGACAGTGTCAGCTCAAAGTGATCCTCATGTGCGGCTGACAGAGGCTGCAGTGAGGACGCTCTGACAGGTTTGCTATGTCCAAACCTTTGTTGGCACTTTgtgctgcagccacacacacactgtttgaatCTGCAGGACGTGGACGTGgacacactctgtctgtcttcatgtctcaacatttaaaaacatgtgtttGTCTACCTGCTGCAGGTCAGGCGTTAGAGGTCACAGTGTTTACCTGCATTAAGGTGTCATCACCTGTCACTGTGACGTCACGTGATCTCTGtgatctgcttcttcttcttctgcagtttCTTTTTCCTGCAGCCTTCAGTCAGAGAGCCTAAAATAAAGAGctcctccaaaataaaagctggatTTCTGGTCCTCTGCTGAACACCGTGTTCCTCTGCGCACCTCATCAGTCCTGGAGCCCCCTCCACCCATCCCCGCCCCCCCTGGCATTTGACTGGCACCGGCTCGGAGGTGCCAGTCAAATGCAGAAACCGAGTCAAGTCAGCCAGCAGAACCAGAGTAGGACCGGAAACTGAGCAGACCggctttcacaataaaagcatactaggttgaaaacaaaacagaatggACAGTCAGAAACTTTATGATGCTGTTTGAGCCACGA encodes the following:
- the gucy2d gene encoding retinal guanylyl cyclase 1, whose amino-acid sequence is MANHRDPRFLHNLSYHPRWQHDSVKVKRKRHARTVATNCFSGYSLFESIAASSTLSSKPQLPSSPVRRCRSWWGNWFLLPLLMVSFLPCQAWATTFKVALVGPWTCDLLYSKALPDLAARLATTRINADPHLNKGYWYDYILISEDCKSPRALARFAELKGYGAVFLGPANPGYCSSAAMYAKEWDMGMLSWGCLKPNMETRGMYPTFLRPLPLSSHVLFTVLRYFRWAHVAIISEETDVWESTGQELASSLRALGLPVNPVVTMRDDKDGPRRALEEVREADRVRVVIMCMPSVLIGGQSQYDLLTAALHMRMIDRGYVFIPYDTLLYALPYNGAQYHMLGNDTNLRKAYDGVLTITMDSGERNFFEAFKDAQDRHEIRSSTPPEQVSPFFGTIYNMMYYIAMAAEQARNDGGGRWVTGQIMGDSKGGFEFEGFNQHLSAGRNGEGMQARYVVLDYSGMGTSLYSTHALVAAHTDGKTGGLKYLSRSIHFAGSTPYTDSGCWFSPYFACSGGMDSVTFFFLTLAFIALAGLGFQFFMFLKRSGRVGLSFGGMGSSGATKVVLTLDDLVFINTQLSKRKINDESILRSQLDMKTPHHSVSGRSYLATTPDSSNVAVFEGDWVWLKKCPSGEVSSVNSSTEHVFVKLRDMRHENLNLFLGLFLDSGIFGVVTEHCSRGSLENLLHNEEVRLDWMFKSSLLMDVIRGMKYLHNRDIIHGRLKSRNCVVDGRFVLKVTDYGFNEILNCQNIDCGAEKPENLLWTAPELLRSSSLRRRGTFQADVYSFSIIAQEIICRSSPFCMLDMPPKEIINKVKDPPPLCRPVISVDEAPLDVIQIIRQAWSEEPDKRPTFEEIFKQFKNITKGKKTNIIDSMLRMLEQYSSNLEDLIRERTEELEVERQKTDKLVAQMLPKSVAQALKTGKPVKPEHFSEVTLYFSDIVGFTTISALSDPIEVVDFLNDLYTLFDAVIGLHDVYKVETIGDAYMVASGVPARNGNRHAAEMANMSLDILHCIGTFKIRHMPDFKIRIRIGLHSGPVVAGVVGLTMPRYCLFGDTVNTASRMESTALPYRIHVNQTTVDLLNSLKLGYKINLRGLIELKGKGIENTYWLVGREDFNKPLPTPLDLHGGSNHGISLDEIPEDRRQKFLDRQKRLG